A window of the Lactuca sativa cultivar Salinas chromosome 5, Lsat_Salinas_v11, whole genome shotgun sequence genome harbors these coding sequences:
- the LOC111892936 gene encoding protein VAPYRIN-LIKE — MDRLVKADVKEVNMVFTRGQKCSTTFRLTNLMHTMSVAVSLNTTNPSLLSFIHQFSIIPPLGTASFTLILSKPSDHPPLSTPPDNVLVRSSMLPTGKANQEDLRRLFSKHGPHIFKDVTIPISFVGTHVIEHLISSSSSKTLEIAFTLSKAISLCEESQLTCLLRSAAMNGNSYVVSSLLDAGADVNNRDSDGVSVMSLAVRSGDLDTVRILMESGCVIDHRNDRLLHTAASLNRVDLMEVLCMGYLDIDVNSIDSEGQTPLHVAACHGYIEVLEFLITLGSDPDLADHNGWTALHCCSMEGHSEAVEFLLNCISYVKYAVTKEGKTAFDLAVENEHTDLYDMLHLGDVLHRSARKGDVNGMKNCLAEGAKVNGRDQNGWTALHKTAFKGCFEGVKVLLNHGGRVDVVDGSGYTPLHRAVEGGHVQVAMLLIGHGAKASMKSLSVPFDDLDSFKNYSQDKKSLLTSM, encoded by the coding sequence ATGGACAGACTGGTTAAAGCAGATGTGAAGGAGGTGAACATGGTGTTTACCAGAGGTCAGAAGTGTTCTACAACCTTCAGATTAACCAATCTCATGCACACCATGTCCGTTGCTGTCTCTCTCAACACTACAAACCCATCGCTCCTCTCCTTCATCCATCAGTTCTCCATCATTCCTCCTCTCGGCACCGCTTCTTTCACTCTCATCCTGTCTAAACCGTCCGATCATCCGCCGCTCTCAACCCCACCGGACAACGTTCTTGTCCGGTCATCCATGCTGCCGACCGGAAAAGCCAACCAGGAAGATCTCAGGAGACTGTTCTCCAAACATGGCCCGCATATCTTTAAGGACGTCACGATTCCGATCTCCTTTGTTGGGACTCACGTAATCGAACACCTGATCTCATCTTCCTcttccaaaaccctagaaatcgcaTTTACTTTATCAAAAGCCATTTCGTTGTGCGAAGAGTCACAGCTCACTTGTTTACTGAGATCCGCTGCTATGAACGGGAACTCCTACGTTGTGTCCTCTCTGCTCGACGCCGGAGCCGATGTTAACAACCGGGATTCTGATGGTGTTTCCGTGATGTCGCTGGCTGTCAGATCTGGAGATCTGGACACGGTTCGGATTTTGATGGAGTCTGGTTGTGTGATTGATCATCGAAACGACCGACTCTTGCACACTGCAGCTTCTTTAAACCGGGTGGATTTAATGGAAGTTTTGTGTATGGGTTACTTAGATATCGATGTGAATTCGATTGATTCAGAAGGTCAAACACCTCTTCATGTTGCTGCATGTCATGGCTATATTGAAGTACTTGAGTTCTTGATTACTTTAGGAAGCGACCCCGATTTAGCCGATCACAACGGCTGGACTGCCCTCCATTGCTGTTCTATGGAAGGTCATTCAGAAGCGGTTGAATTCCTGCTAAACTGTATCAGTTATGTGAAATATGCGGTAACTAAAGAAGGAAAGACTGCATTCGATCTTGCAGTTGAAAACGAGCATACAGATCTTTACGATATGTTACATTTGGGAGATGTTTTACATCGATCAGCAAGAAAAGGAGATGTGAATGGAATGAAGAATTGTTTAGCAGAAGGTGCGAAGGTGAACGGAAGGGATCAGAATGGGTGGACGGCGTTGCATAAAACGGCTTTTAAGGGTTGTTTTGAAGGGGTGAAGGTATTGCTGAATCATGGTGGTCGGGTGGATGTGGTGGATGGTAGTGGGTACACGCCGCTTCATAGGGCGGTGGAGGGAGGGCATGTTCAGGTGGCGATGCTGTTAATCGGTCATGGAGCAAAAGCTAGCATGAAGTCTCTTTCGGTTCCTTTTGATGATTTAGATTCCTTTAAGAATTATTCGCAAGATAAAAAGAGCTTATTAACAAGTATGTAA